Genomic DNA from Sphingomonas lacunae:
AGCTGCGGTTGGCCTGACCGGCGGCCTCGATCAAGGCACCGAGAGATACGCCGTGCAGGCTGAGTCGGGCCGTGTCGGGGATGATACGCAATTGTTCCTGTTGCCCACCGACCAGAAAGGTCAGCCCGACATCCTCAACCTTGGCGACTTCGGTCCGCAGGCGGGTGGCAAGCGCATGCAATGTCTGTTCATTCCACTGCCCCGGCGCACCGGCATCGGGCGTCAGGGTCAGGACGACAATCGGCACATCGCTGATGCCGCGCACGGTCAGCTGTGGCGGGGCGATTCCGACCGGCAGTTTGTCCATATTGGCCGACAGGCGTTCGTTGATGCGGATGGCGGCATCTTCGGGATCTGACCCGACGAGGAAACGGGCGGTGACCATGACGCCATCATCTTCCGCCTGGGTATAGACATGCTCCACGCCGTCGACGCTCTTGACGATGGTTTCCAGCGGTTTGCCGACCAGTTCGACAGCGTCCGCAGCCGACAGGCCGGGCACGCCAACCATCAGGTCAACCATCGGTACGCTGATCTGTGGCTCTTCCTCACGCGGGATGGTCATGATGGCCAGCAATCCGACAAGGATCGCGGCGAGCAGCATCAACGGGGTGAGTGGCGACTGGATGGTCGCGCGGGTCAGCCTACCGGAAATACCCAGCTTGGCGCCGCTGTTGGCCGGTGCGCTTTCGTTCATGACGCGGTCCGGACGGGACGGGTCGCCGCCAGCCTGTCTCCAGCCTTTACCCCCGCCAAAATTTCGACCTGATCCGCGCTGTCCCCCGGGGCGATCTGAACCGGGACTGAGGCGAGGCTGCGGTCGCGGCCGATGATCGAGACATAATCGATGCCATAGCGCGTTTCGATGAAGCGGCGCGGCACGATGATTGCGGTCCGCTCGCCAGTGGCCACCCTCGCGGTGACACGGCGACCGACCATGGTGCTGCCAAGGCCGGGCATTTCGACATCCGCCGTCATCTGCCCGCCGGTTACGGCCGGATAGACACGGCTAACGGTGGAGCGGGGGGCCGGACTGCCTGCGACAGCAAGACCGGACGCGACGACGGGCGTGCCCACGCGGACCCGGCCCATCAAGGTTTCCGGGAGTTCAAGCCGCAGCACCATGGCGCCCGATGTGATCGTCGCCACCGATGTGCCCGGCCCAACGGCCGAACCCGGCGGGATGGGGGCCATCAACACACGGCCACTGGACGGCGCGATAATCGCGCCCTGCCCGGCAAGCGCATTGACCGCTGATTGCTGCGCCCGCGCCGCCGCCACGCCGGCCCTGGCGGCACGGGCGACGGCTTCGGCCTGATCAAGCCGCGCCTGCGCATAGACGCCGTTGTCACGCAGGAAACGGATGCGGGCCAGTTCAGCCTCTGCCTGGGCGACCTGTGCCTGCGCGGCCGCGGCCTGTGCGCCATAGGCCGCCCCTTCGTAGCCGAGCCGGCTGTCGACCACCCGGCCGATCACCTGCCCGCGCTGGACCATATCCCCCTCTCTCACCGAGAGAGATTGGAGGATGCCGGGTATCCGCGCCCGCGCGTCAGCCATGTCGACACTGGTGACGAGCGCACCGACATCGGTCCAGTCCACTACCGTGCGGGGCTGAACCACAAACTGTTCGGCATTGGCGGGAAGCCGGGCCTCGCTGACCGGAGCCGCATCATCCGAACAGGCGGACAGAGCCAGCGGGAGGGTCAGCAACAGGCCGGACAGAATGAGGGAGCGCGGTGCCGGCATCGGATCAACCCCTGACAATCGGCAGACCGGCGGAGCACCATGCCCCCATGCCACCGGCCAGATGGGTCGACACATCCGGCCGCGCATGCACCGCCTTGTCGAGTGCCATCGCCGACCGGCGCCCGGCAGCGCAGGTCAGAATGACCATCTTGCTCGCGGGCCGGGGCAAATGTGTTGGCTGAAAGGTGGACAGGGGCATCGACACCGCACCGGCAATGTGGCCAGCGGCAAATTCATCCGCTTCGCGCACGTCAACCAGCACAGCCTTGCCTGCCTGCAACAGCGCATTGAGCTCGCCCGGCCCCACCTCTGCGTGGCTGGATTTGCGGAACAGGTTGAACATCGGTCGGACCTTCCTAGGAACGATATGTGAGACACATCTAAATCAACTATTGCTAATATGCCAATGATCTAATATTAAGTCAATGCCATTCGTTCTCCGGGATGCCGCTTCGGGTCGCAAACGAAGCGGAGCCGCTCCGGCACCAAAAGCCGCCATCAGCGTTGTTTTGGTGCCGGGGCGCAGGGGCACGGGCGGGTCGGTTCGACTCGCCAGATTGTGAGGGAGCAGGAACAGTGACAAAGCCGAAAATCATCGTGCTGGGCGCCGGGCTGGGCGGAACGATTGCCGCATATGAAATCCGTGACGCGGTCAAGGATCGTGCCGAGGTCATGGTTGTCTGCGACCAGGAAGATTATTGGTTTGTCCCATCAAACCCATGGGTTGCGGTGCGCTGGCGCGAGCCGGACGCCATCCGCGTCCATTTGCCCCCGGTAATGAAGAAAAAGGGCATCGGCTTTACCGCTGTCGGAGCCAAGCGGGTCCATCCGGCCGACAACCGCATTGAGTTGAATGATGGCACAAGCATCGCCTATGACTGGCTGGTCATCGCCACCGGACCCCATCTGGCCTTTGATGAAATCCCGGGCTTTGGACCGGAAGCCAACACGGTATCGGTCTGTTCAACCCATCATGCCGCCCAAGCCGCCGAAGCATTTGACCGATTTTGTCAAAATCCCGGTCCGATCGTCGTCGGCGCCGCGCAGGGCGCATCCTGTTACGGACCGGCCTATGAATTTGCCCTGATCCTCGACACGGAGCTGAAGCGCCGCAAGATCCGCGACAGGGTGCCAATGACCTTTGTCACCGCCGAACCCTATATCGGGCACCTTGGCCTCGACGGGGTGGGCGACACCAAGACCCTGCTCGAAAGCGAATTGCGCAACCGCCACATCAAATGGATCACCAATGCCCGCGTGAGCAGTTTCGAGCCGGGTCTGGCCCATGTCGAGGAAATTGCCGATGACGGCAGCGTTAAAGCCAGACATGATCTGCCCTTTGGCTATTCCATGTTGCTGCCGGCGTTTCGCGGTGTCGACGCGGTGGCCGGCATAGACGGACTGACCAACCCGCGCGGATTCATTCTCGCCGACAAGCACCAGCGCAATCCGACCTTTACCAACGTCTATTCCCTGGGGGTCTGTGTCGCCATTCCTCCGGTGGGTCCGACCCCGGTACCTGTCGGTGTTCCCAAGACCGGTTTCATGATCGAATCGATGGTCACCGCCATTGCCCACAATCTGGCCCTGGAAGTGGCTGGCCAACCGCCCGTGCATGAAGCGACCTGGAACGCCGTTTGTCTGGCAGATTTTGGCGACGGCGGCGTGGCCTTTGTTGCCCAGCCGCAAATTCCGCCGCGCAATGTCAATTGGTCGTCGAGCGGCAAATGGGTGCATCTGGCCAAGATCGGCTTTGAAAAATATTTCCTCCGCAAGGTGCGCAAGGGGGAGAGCGAACCCTTTTACGAAAAGCTGGCCATGCATGCGCTCGGCATCCGCAAACTGCGTTTCTGATCCATTATCAAAGGAGTGACACCCATGACACTAGATCGTGCCGTGCTGATGTTCGCCGGCTGCGTGGTCTTGTTGAGCATCCTGCTGTCGGTCACCGTGCATCCGTATTGGATCGGACTGGCGATATTCGCCGGACTCAACATGATTCAGGCATCCTTCACCGGATTTTGCCCCGCCGCGATGCTCTTCAAGCGGATGGGAATCCGCGAAGGCGTTGCGTTCAAGTGAAACGCCTGTCCACCCTGCTTGCCGCACCGGTGCTGAGCCTGGCGGCACCGGTGGCCGCGCAGGACCTGCCAACCGCGCTGGCTGATGCCTATGCGCGATCGCCAGCGATGGATGCCGCGCGGGCGGATGCCGAGGCCGCGGAAGCCCGTGTGGCACAGGCGCGATCGTCAGCCCTGCCCAGCGCCAGAGTCGATGCGATGATCGGCGCGGGACGGATCGACCCCGGTGGTTTTTTTGGTCTGACGGCCGACGATGTAACGCCCCGGATTGCCCAGGTTACGGTCGAATATCCGCTGTTTACCGGAGGACGGACCACCGCGGCGGTCGCCCAGGCCCGCAGCGGCGCCGATGCGGCGCGTGCCGGTCTGGACGGGACACGACGGCAACTAACGGTTGCGGTAGTTGCCGCCTATGCCGATGTGCTGACGGCCAGACAGTTGGTCGACAGCTATACCAGAATGGAAGGGGCCGTCGCCGAGATTGTGCGCGGGGCCCGGCTTCGCTTTCGTGTCGGTGACGCCGCCAGTACCGAACTGGCGCAAGCCGAAGCGCGGCTGGCGGAAGCCAGAGCCGGCCTGATCGCCGCTCAGGGACGCA
This window encodes:
- a CDS encoding YgaP family membrane protein; the encoded protein is MTLDRAVLMFAGCVVLLSILLSVTVHPYWIGLAIFAGLNMIQASFTGFCPAAMLFKRMGIREGVAFK
- a CDS encoding efflux RND transporter periplasmic adaptor subunit yields the protein MPAPRSLILSGLLLTLPLALSACSDDAAPVSEARLPANAEQFVVQPRTVVDWTDVGALVTSVDMADARARIPGILQSLSVREGDMVQRGQVIGRVVDSRLGYEGAAYGAQAAAAQAQVAQAEAELARIRFLRDNGVYAQARLDQAEAVARAARAGVAAARAQQSAVNALAGQGAIIAPSSGRVLMAPIPPGSAVGPGTSVATITSGAMVLRLELPETLMGRVRVGTPVVASGLAVAGSPAPRSTVSRVYPAVTGGQMTADVEMPGLGSTMVGRRVTARVATGERTAIIVPRRFIETRYGIDYVSIIGRDRSLASVPVQIAPGDSADQVEILAGVKAGDRLAATRPVRTAS
- a CDS encoding rhodanese-like domain-containing protein — protein: MFNLFRKSSHAEVGPGELNALLQAGKAVLVDVREADEFAAGHIAGAVSMPLSTFQPTHLPRPASKMVILTCAAGRRSAMALDKAVHARPDVSTHLAGGMGAWCSAGLPIVRG
- a CDS encoding NAD(P)/FAD-dependent oxidoreductase, whose protein sequence is MTKPKIIVLGAGLGGTIAAYEIRDAVKDRAEVMVVCDQEDYWFVPSNPWVAVRWREPDAIRVHLPPVMKKKGIGFTAVGAKRVHPADNRIELNDGTSIAYDWLVIATGPHLAFDEIPGFGPEANTVSVCSTHHAAQAAEAFDRFCQNPGPIVVGAAQGASCYGPAYEFALILDTELKRRKIRDRVPMTFVTAEPYIGHLGLDGVGDTKTLLESELRNRHIKWITNARVSSFEPGLAHVEEIADDGSVKARHDLPFGYSMLLPAFRGVDAVAGIDGLTNPRGFILADKHQRNPTFTNVYSLGVCVAIPPVGPTPVPVGVPKTGFMIESMVTAIAHNLALEVAGQPPVHEATWNAVCLADFGDGGVAFVAQPQIPPRNVNWSSSGKWVHLAKIGFEKYFLRKVRKGESEPFYEKLAMHALGIRKLRF